In a single window of the Elaeis guineensis isolate ETL-2024a chromosome 8, EG11, whole genome shotgun sequence genome:
- the LOC105049763 gene encoding LOW QUALITY PROTEIN: phytolongin Phyl1.1 (The sequence of the model RefSeq protein was modified relative to this genomic sequence to represent the inferred CDS: inserted 1 base in 1 codon) has translation MNSRQSRSLRLVSSHCKSMEVEIIEQSSTDXSMDNTLYCCIAKGNRILYSYNSKGRELEALAALCLENAPPFHRCYFHTIGTRTFGYLMEGGCTYFAIVDPSLGTLEILRFLKHIRDGFKRVSMNGFHDEAVPIIQQLISSLQRMPQPATISVDESLEGNVSGDSSISGWTPLLGNSKHDKRKMKDKVVETHEVCEDLIDGVKLNMPPEPGGSMSLQRSSSLMRTQIPQVGQRLWWRHVKLVVAADVILCLVLFGVWLAVCKGFKCISDA, from the exons ATGAATTCACGGCAGTCACGGTCGCTGAGGCTTGTTTCATCTCATTGTAAATCCATGGAAGTAGAGATAATAGAGCAGTCATCAACAG CTTCCATGGACAACACACTGTACTGCTGCATCGCGAAAGGAAATAGAATTCTCTACTCTTACAATAGCAAAGGCCGTGAGCTTGAGGCCCTGGCAGCCCTCTGCCTCGAGAATGCCCCGCCCTTCCACAGATGTTACTTCCACACTATTGGGACAAGAACATTTGGTTACTTGATGGAAGGTGGATGCACCTATTTCGCCATCGTCGACCCTAGCTTGGGGACTCTGGAGATCCTTCGGTTCCTAAAGCACATCAGAGATGGGTTCAAGAGGGTCTCAATGAATGGTTTCCATGATGAAGCGGTGCCCATCATCCAGCAGTTGATCAGCTCATTGCAAAGAATGCCCCAACCGGCGACAATTTCTGTTGATGAGAGCTTGGAGGGGAATGTGTCAGGTGATAGTTCCATATCTGGATGGACCCCTTTACTTGGAAACAGCAAGCATGATAAGAGGAAGATGAAGGATAAAGTAGTTGAGACCCATGAAGTTTGTGAAGACCTTATAGACGGAGTAAAGCTGAACATGCCACCAGAGCCAGGAGGCAGTATGTCGTTGCAGAGGAGCTCGAGTTTGATGAGGACTCAGATACCGCAAGTTGGACAGAGGTTGTGGTGGCGACATGTGAAATTGGTTGTTGCTGCTGACGTTATCCTTTGCTTGGTTTTGTTTGGTGTTTGGTTGGCTGTCTGCAAGGGTTTCAAGTGTATTTCAGATGCATAG